A region of Polyangiaceae bacterium DNA encodes the following proteins:
- a CDS encoding class I SAM-dependent methyltransferase: protein ALPEELELVENGIAFTAPLGQGQKTGWFYDQSTNRARFREFLPCAARVLDVCSYAGAWAVTALQGGARAAACVDASASALAAAARNAQRHGFEIEALKGDAFDVLEALAAAGRRFDAIVLDPPAFAKRRKDLPKAQAAYRKLNQLALRLLDDEGLLVSCSCSWHLAESDLLAAIQSAARHASRFVQVIAVGGQSPDHPLHPAIAETRYLKALFCRVLTG, encoded by the coding sequence GCGCTGCCCGAAGAGCTCGAGCTCGTCGAGAACGGCATCGCGTTCACTGCGCCGCTCGGCCAGGGTCAGAAGACGGGCTGGTTCTACGACCAGAGCACCAATCGCGCGCGGTTTCGCGAGTTTCTGCCGTGCGCCGCGCGTGTGCTCGATGTGTGCTCGTACGCCGGCGCGTGGGCGGTCACGGCGCTGCAGGGAGGCGCACGCGCGGCGGCTTGCGTGGATGCGTCCGCGAGTGCGTTGGCGGCGGCGGCGCGCAATGCGCAGCGGCACGGGTTCGAGATTGAAGCATTGAAGGGTGACGCGTTCGACGTCCTCGAAGCACTGGCGGCAGCCGGTCGGCGGTTCGATGCCATCGTGCTCGATCCGCCCGCGTTCGCCAAACGGCGCAAGGACCTGCCGAAGGCACAAGCCGCATACCGCAAGTTGAATCAGCTCGCGCTGCGGTTGCTCGACGATGAAGGGCTGCTCGTCTCCTGCTCCTGCTCGTGGCATCTCGCCGAGAGCGACCTGCTGGCGGCCATCCAGTCGGCCGCCCGGCACGCGTCGCGCTTCGTGCAGGTGATCGCAGTCGGCGGCCAGTCACCCGACCATCCGCTGCATCCCGCCATTGCGGAGACGCGCTATCTCAAGGCGCTCTTCTGCCGTGTCCTGACCGGTTAG